Below is a window of Humulus lupulus chromosome 2, drHumLupu1.1, whole genome shotgun sequence DNA.
ATTTTTTTGGATTTGATCTCCACACTTTCATTCTCGTTAGTCATTTGTTCCCTAGAAACACAAAAGCAACATAACAtgttaaaaaaaaagtatattattaatttttatatatatatatgtatacttgTATATTGAATAATAGTAATACATAGCACAAGTGGTCTGTATAGGTATAGTTATGTACCTTGATCTTTTCAGTACTACTGGTGGCTGTCCTTCACTTTGATCCTCGTTAATTGGCATGGTACGACCAAATGTAGTTTTTAAAATTTCGTCCATAAATTCCTACgtgtgataaaaataaataaggaatttgtattattttctatttgtaaaattaaattgagAAAGAAAATATTAATTGGTCAAGAATGTTTTGTTATTTTAGACttactttattaattataatttattggGTTTAATAGGATATTATTCTTTACtactttattaattataatttattggGTTTAATAGGATATTATTCTTTACTATAGTAAAATTATCATCATAATAAggtatgtaaaaaaaaattttaaaaaaaagaaaagaaaagaaaagaaaaagaaatgaaactACACTTACTTGAATTGGTTCTAATAAAAGACTCTCAATATCAGGATCCATGTTGAAATTATAAGTTGGaaataagaaaggaaaaaaaaatatggagtcttttttttatatatatatatagtttagaATACCTTATTAGATCAGAATATAAATATATGGAATCTTATATATATAGTTTAGAATTCTGGTTAGATTAGAATTATAAATATCgtaatctattttaaaaaataagataaagtaaatatcaattttaaaatttgttttttaaaatataagATAAAGTAAAAATCTAATagaaataaattaaatatctatttaaaatttgttttttttttgttgaaaattTTGATCTATTTGACCGTTTCCTTCTCCATTAAACCCTAGCTTTTAATTTGCAAAAAACAAAAtcgtctttttttcttttttcactaGTTTTTTTCTTGGTCTAATTTCCATTTATTAATTGCGTagccaaaaaaatatataatgaacTGCAGATTCCAAAATCTTATTGGAGTGGTTTACAGAGGACACAATGCTATATTAATTACCTAATTAAAAAAGTCACAATTTATTAGGTTGGGAGATTAATCAGTTtttgtattattgttattattttcttattgcacttaaatttattataatttgaagaaaaaaaaagaatggaCGTCCTTAATTTACACAATAATTTTATTTGGATAGAGAAAATATTTCattgtattattataataataatagtgataaaaaataaaataaaaatgatgatAGTTAAAAAAGAAATGTGATTATGATGTGTGTAGAAATATATATACGTACTGAAGGAATGTGTTTCAGATTTTAGATTTTAGTTTACTCATACAATAcaattatattaaaattaaatccAGCATGGTTTAGGGTTGATAATGTTGAGAGAATAATTATCTCTTTTAGATGGGATTGATAATATTTGTTAGTTATAACCAATAACTAAATAGGTGATAGATTTTGTTAGTATAATATCTCATATATTATTATGATGTGATTAATAAATGtatcaaaaatattataaatttaaacaTTTTATGTAGTTAGTAAATTTATCAAACATGTTACACGATACATtgataattatataatttatatataaatgtgtgaTATAttctatttaataattaattaagaaaagaaaaacacatgcaaaatatttatatttatatataaatgattAAAATATGAATAGATGCTTTATATTTTTAGTGTatcaatttattaaaaatattacttGAAAATCATCTATTTACATGGACTCACATTACGCCATCTTTTGCTATTGTTTTATTCAGAGTTGCATAATCCAAATGATTAGCCAATCTTGATTCATTATTGAAGAAATTATAATGTCTAAATCTTTTAAATGTCATTTTCTCAGCAATGGagaaaatataaatcaatcaagCAATATAGAAGAAGTCACAAACATACCACAAAATTATGAATATTCAATGGACAGTGTTAGATCAAGTTAttctaaaaattaaaattaaaacatatATGACCTACAATTAATgcctcaaattaaaaaaaaaaaaaaaaggttagctTCTCAGTTGCTAATTATAGCATTGGCTGATCGGTAGATTTGAAAGATTTTGAAGTAACTATTCATATTAAATCTGAGATCGATGATGTGAAGCCATAGTAGATCTAAAATTTTGCTGAAACAAACTATATATGCACATGCATTAAGTTCCAATTATCATCATAATAAGGtatgtataatttttttcaaaaagagaaaagaaaaagaaaaagaaactacACTTACTTGAATTGGTTCATATAAAAGACTCTCAATATCAGGATCCATGTTGAAATTGTAAGTCagaaattagaaagaaaaaaatatatagtgttatatatatagtatagaaTACTTTATTAGATTAGAATATAAATATCTTAATCTATTTGAAAAAATAAGATAAAGtaaatatctattttaaaattgatttttttaaaatataagataaaataaaaatctaataaaaataaattaaatatctattttaaaatttgtttttttataacaaaaaaaatctgATTTATTTTACCGTTTCCTTCCCCATTAAACCCTAGCTTTTAAAACCTAGCTTTTAATTTGGTAATGTTTAGTTGCTGAGAAAAAACAaaatcgtctttttctttttcgatCACTAGTTTTTTTCTTGGTCTAATGTAGTCTAACAGCAGTATTATGCATAATGAATATTCAACACACTGTTAGGTCAAGTTATTCTGAAAATTAAAATTAACACATATATGACCTACAATTAATgcctcaaattaaaaaaaaaatgggttGGTTTCTTAGTTGCTCAATTATCCGAGTTAGTGTTATGATATAAAAGATTTTGAAGTAACTATTCGTATTAAATCTGAGATCGATGAAGATGTGAAGGCACAGTAGATCTAAAATTTTAAGTTCCAATTATTTCTTTTTGGCATTAAATCAAACTATCATGTACTAAAGTTGGCATGTTGTGATAAAAGCAGAAGTTtgctgaataaataaataaatatatatatatatgttgtatcACTGTGTAGTTTTATAAACTTACAGAATTGAAGGAAATATCTGCTGTCTATTCACAATACCTAAAGTATAATTATACAACTTCATCTTATATTCAAAGAGATAGCCAAAAGCCAAAAAAAGAAAGCCTCCCCTCTGATTCTAAACTCTAAACTGCTGCAGCCAACCCCATATCTTTAGTATCTTCTCTAAACAAATTAGCCACGATATGATTCACATCCTCCAAACCAACTCCAATACAGAGAGGATTAGCTACAGTTCTAACAGATTCATCAGCTACCCTATTGAGAACTCTAACATTGGGACCAGCTTTGCATTTTCCCATGCACTTGCACCCCACAACAGCTCCCTCTGCACCCATCACTCTCTCGAATTCTTCCACCAGAGCCACACTTCCTGACTTCTTGCACTTGTTCCCCATGCACACCTCCACCACCTTCTTATTACACAAACCTCCTCCATTAACATGCCCAATACTGCTACTGCCATAGCTACTAATACTTGGCTTGCCAAGTTCACTTTCGCCTTTGCGAATCAATGCATCAGTTGAGCTTGTAGTTACTGAACTCGGAAGGGATAACAACAGTTTCACTGAGTCTTCAGGTATTGGTGGCAAGCCATTATCTTCTTGGAGTGGCTGAGAAATAGGTTCACTTCTCAGTTGTTTCATGTCAACCACCTCATCGCATTCGCTGTCACTTGATTCAGATGAggaggatgatgatgatgattcaCAATGCATCATGCTTGCCATTCGTTCAGCTTTTAGCTTGGCCTTCAATtgttttctcttcatcttcaactCCTTCTCCTCTGCTCTTAGCTGTTCAAGTTGGGTAAGCAATTCATTTGCAGCTTCCTACAAATTGAGCATTAAAATCATCATCAGCCTCTAAGCAATTACTTCAATCTAAAGCCAAATAAGGTGTTCCACTGATAATCTGAACTATAATCAAACATACATCATTCTATATCTGAATTATATAAATCATCAATAAATAGACTTAATTAATTAAGACTGTATACaataaaaatctgaaattgaACAGTATAGCAAAACTGGACATAAAAGGTCAATATTTTACAGCAAGAAAAGATTAGATACACATATAGATAATCATACCGAAATCATGTTGTTATGAACTTGATGATCCATATCAGCGTTTAAGTTGTTGGACATGGATAACGCCTCAAGCAAGGTCAATTTCTTCTCAATGGTACGGACACCATAAGTCTTATCCTTTTCCttgtccttcttcttctttccacCACACCTTATTGGAACTTTAGAATAATACTCCAAATGACCCAAATCGCGAAACCCAGTCTTTACAGTCGAGGGAGTGCTTCTGAGTCCGAACGAAACCCCAGAATCTCGATGATCCGGAACCCGAATCGACGGCTTGGAAGATTGAGCGGCGGTGACAGCAACACCGGGAAAGCAGGAAACGCGTCGAGAAAGGAACCCGGAAACCTCCATTATTGCTGCTTGAAACCCTAGGAAATGGAAAGAATTGGAGTTTGGTTAGGTGTGGAGGTCGGTGGACAATGAATTCTGCTCCGTTCCAAATTCAAGTATCAGAAgggtttttcttcttttgtgggaGAAGAAGGAACTTGGAAGCAATCATATTTTAACCGCTTCACCACGTGGCTTATTTTGGTTGGTTCATCAGTGGTTTGTGATGACGTGGAACTCGCTTTTGTTGAGAGCTGGAGGGAACGTGACCGTTATCAGTTTCCCACACTTTTTCTTAAGATTCCACGCGAATTGCCTCAATCTGCGTCGTCGGATCATATCTGTGGTGTTGATGCATATCCAAGTGGCGCCACGTGTAAATCCATATGGACAACatcaattaattttatttttctaattcaaaaaaatatttttatgatttaaaccattttttttattcaaatacTACTTATATTtgtcaaaaaacaaaaaaaaaaacttatcttTATAGTGTCAACTTGCAATAATATTTGCCACAAAAaagtaatgatttttttttttggtaaatggtGATTTATTAAACATTTAAAGAAAACAAACTttcaataattaaaattattcttTTGTATTTTAACCATATGTACAAAATACTTCATTGAGCTAATTTTTGTTCAATTTTAagaagataataataaaaaaattatttatttgaaattattCTCTAAATATTATTTTACGTATTGAAATAAAATTTCATTATAAAGtcacttaaaataaattaaatgtaCAAAACAATTtcttaaaatgtttaaaaaagatttaaaattttattttttgaaataattttagaaaaataattttttatttggatACTTTTTTCaacattattgtaaaatattagaAAATATTCAAACCTCAATATATAAATAGATGATATCATTgtcttattaaaattaatattgattACAAATGAATGTATTTTGTATTAATTAGTAAAATACAGACGTGCAATTTCATATTATTAAAATTACAAAAGTATAAATAAGTATTAAagcaaaacacaaaaaataaaagagTTGTACTTGTGCCCTTTAAAAAAAGTGAATTTaacaattatatacatagaatCTATAGAatctaaaatatttataaaaatacctTCAACTAAATTATTTACACAAATACCGATGTCACATCAGTATAGCATATTGGATTTTGAAAAAGAATTGAGAAATACCGCTTCtcgaatttatttatttttttgttggaAAAAGTTATATTTTGATTGCTTACGATACCGATAAGATATTAATTTGtcacttttttttattaaaagttttATTTTCGGATCATATTATTTCAGTACATTTTAGTTACCTCCAAAACTAATTTGTAGACATATCTTAATATatcaattagttatttttatgctacattataatattttattatttaagatatattttggTAAACTTTAAGCTTGTTTCATAAACTAATGATTTGTCATATAATATAGTATCACATTTGTTAAAACTGAGACCTACTGTTTTAAAAAACAATGACATATCACTGTAAATAATATTTTGATGTATATTTTGGATAGACATATCATtactttataaatatatatgtgaatatatttatAGATTGTTCTTGGTAAACAAATTCGACTGAGTACAATCAATACAtaattaattcatttaatatcctccaaaaaaaaaagttaactgCATATTATTCAAGTAAATGGATATTTCATGCAGATACTTGTATAATTATATAGTGTTTTATATGAAGTCAACTATAATAACTTGAATGTCAAAATCTGGTCGGTGCAAAATTGAAATTGTGTCTATTTAAGTGATTCATTAGAATTTTCTTATAATTTAGGAGgattttttttctcctttttttttttatgtaggaCTTATATTGTCAATAAACTGTTACATTATTATAGATAAATCTTTACTTATATATGTATGGTTGAAATTTCTTACTTGGGAGTATGAATTGTACTATTATGTTCATTTTTAATACGAGTATAAATTTAGTTCcacacatacaaatatacaaaacaAGTCTCGAGCCTGAAAACCATTGTACTATAAGCCAGCCAATGCTTCCCTTTTCTATTATGTATTAGGCTTAGACGATATTGTTTGACTAATTATAATGGGTCACTTTCTTTGAATTAGCATAAGTgcaccaaaataaaaattaagaattaCTAATTACTAATGAAAACAAAATGGGCATCTTTTGGGGACTTGAGTTAAAAATATATggtaagcaaaaaaaaaaaaaaaaagagtattcatatacttttgtttttgttttgttttttacatATTCAGCTCAGCACACTAGCGTCattatagtccataaaatatatgcataacaaattcaatttatttatttattttttgaaacaatgtctactacatatgcttttagggcacaattcccaacacccCATGCAGTGTTGGTGGATTTCTTGATGCACTGAAAGAAGGGCTGGCAACGATCTGACACACGGGATATAAATCTGCTCAAGGCTACTACTTTGCATGTTAGAGTTTGAATATCTCGGATGGTTCTAGGCTCCTTGACCTCTGATAGTGAGGCAATTTGGgttggattggcctcgatgcccctCTTGCTGACTACATACCCTAAGAACTGTCCAAATGATACCCCAAAAACGCATTtggctgggttcaacttcatttgATAGGTATCGAGTATGTTGAAGCACTCGGTTAGGTCTTCCACATGTGTGACACCCTGTCGAGATTTGACCACCATGTCATCGATGTATACATCCATGTTTTTACCTAGCAGTGAGGAAAAAAGCTTGTGCATCAGTCTCTAATATGTTGCCcctatatttttcaaaccaaagggcatgactttgtaacagtataaatCGCGCTTTGTGGTGAAAGCTGTGTGAATTTGATCCTCTGTTTTCATTGGGATCTGATTGTACTCTAAATAGGCATCAAGGAAGCTCATCCTTTCGTAACTTGCCGTGGCATCTATCATTTGATCGATTTTTGGAAAGGGTAGCTatctttggggcatgccttgttcaaGTTAGTATAGTCTATGCACACGCATTTTTTCCGTTTTTCTTTGGGACCACCACAGGGTTTGCGAGCCAGCTGGGATATGGGCATTCTTCGATCGCGCCTATGCTTAGAAACCGTTGCACCTCTTCTTGTATTGCCTGGTTGACTTCGGGAGCGAACCTCCTTTGCCTTTGCTTGACGGCTGGGAAGTTGTTTGATATATTGAGGCTATGACACATGATTGTGGAATCTATACCCGGAATATCATGTCGGGACCAAGCAAAAGTCCTAACACTGGTTTTGAGGAACTTGATTAGATCTTGTTTTTCTGAATCTGGCAATCAGGCACTTACCAACAATTTTTTGGATGGATCATTTTCATCTATGCAGATCTCGTCCAGATCATCGAGAGTTGTTTGTGGCTTATCGTGATCATCCTCTGATTATTTGCTCTTGAGATATGCTAGTAATTTGTCCTCTGATTGCTATTTGGTGGGGTCGTCATCAGGGGTGGAAGTGTTGATTCCATTTACCTCCTTCAGGGTCAAGTAGCACTTCTTTGCCTGCCTCTGACACCCTTTTATGTCGATGGTGTAGTGCCCATTGGGCGATTGACATCGCATAACTTGGTGCAAAGTGGAGACGACGCCTTGCATTCTGTGGATCCAATTTCGTCTCATGATTGCGTTgtaggttgtgatagattctacTATTAGGAAGTCCACTTCTAAAGTGCGTTCTGCAGTGACTACATTTAGCTTGATAGTGCCCTTTTGGTATACTCTTTGGCTATTGAATCCCAGGATTGGTGCAACAGAGGGTCTGATCTGACTTTCCTCGAGACCCATTTTCTGGAAGGCTTCCTAGAAGAGGAGATCAATGCCACTGCCCCCATCGACTAAAACTCTCCCTAACTGGCAACGGTCTACTTGTAGTTTGATGACCAAAGGGTCTTCATGGGGTAGGTGTACTGCCCATAGGTCGTCTTCTATAAAAGTTATTGCAGAAGCAGGGTAGCACCTATCTTCTGCAGTGACAAAATTGACGGCGTCCCTAGTGATCTATATTGCTTTACTCTTTCCTCCATTCGCTTATGGTTTTTGGACTTCTGCTCTTGTTCCATGGTCAGTTCCACGGTCCCGTGTATCATGGGGACTTGTTTGAGGGGTTCTCGTGAACTTGTAGAAGCCACATTTGTGGAGGTCGGCATTGTTGCTGGTGTTAGGGTAGGAGTGGTATTGGGCTGTGGGATGTCGGGCCTGTCAGATCCTTTAATGTACTGGGTCAATCGTCTGTTTCTCATAAGGGCCTGAATTTGGTTGTGGAGGTTGTGGCATTCAGAAATTGTATGGCCATGGCCCTTGTTGAAGGTGCAGAACCTATTCTTGTCTCTCCTTTCTGGGGAAGTGGTGATTTCGTATGGTTCCCGCCAGATGGGTCTGTCTTTGTTCTCTTCATAGATGACCTCCTACGGGACGGTGTACTCGAAAGAAGAGAATCTTGGTGGGTCTCGACTCGTTCTTGGCCTCTTTCCCCTCTTCGTAGGGTCTGACTCCTGCCTCTTTCTTTTTTCGTCCCTTATAGATGGAGGGGACAGGTTGTTTGGTGGTGGTGTGGAAATGAGGGTGGACTTCTTCTGTGCGCGCTCTCGATATTCCAAGACTCTGAAGACATCCTCGGCTCGGGCCTGGATTTCGGCCATGTCATATGGTGGAGTCATAGTGAGATTTTCGTGTAAGAGGGACCCCACCTGCAGACTCTTGACGAAGAGGTTGGTCGCGGTTGCTGGCTCGACATCGTGAATTTGGTGTACAAGATCAATAAAAGCGTTGTAGGTACGACTTTGGGTGCTCATTTTCTTCTTGCTCAATTCGGTAGAGATCTACCATCATTCTTGGAGCTTCACAGTTGGCATTGTactactgaagaaaagctctgcGAAGGTCGCCGAATCTGCTGACAGAGCCAGGCTTTAGTTTTCTGAACCATAGTAGAGCTGGTCTAGAAAAAGTCGTGGAGAATACTTTGCATTGTATGGCTTCATTATTTACTTCCAAGGTCATCTTCTGTTGGAACTGGAATAAGTGATTAAGTGGGTCTCCCTTCCCACTGAATGCTGGTAGAGGGGGAATCACGAAATCTCTCGGCTTCGGCTCATTCTGTATCCATTGTGCAAAATGTGATCTCTCAGCGGTTCTTGAAACGAATTTGATatctctacaaaatagagttattttaccatattttttatgctaattgttgcttagtctttgagtttttaagtaatttattaaatttttaagtaattttgaatttattaggtttattttaattttataaatttttgtgtatttttatagttatattattgtaaaatgttatagtttaattatttaaaattaatattgttaagctatgagtaaaaagatgcaattttgagcttaaatgtttaagtaaattaagttttaattaatattttcataaaacttttgttgtatattttattattgagaatatttagttttaatttaatttatgtttgttttatagggaagttgttgtattttatttgctcttgaaaagcaagaagaatgatggaaaaaatgtggcatttttgtgaaaaaacaaaggaaatgagcCACCCTCCCCAGGCCCAATTCCACCAGCACGAAGCCCACTAGCTGTTGCTCCATTTCCTCCTCTCCTCCACGTGCAGCCATTCTTCCCAGCACCTTCACCCAGCCAGCCATCCAAGCAAGCCCAGCTGCTTCCCCAGGCCACGCCCATCAAGCTTCAGCTCACCAAGCTGCCCTAGCCCCTTCACGTGCCCAGCCATGCACCTCCTCCTTCCTTCAGCCGTGTCCCTTCAGCAAGGCCCAACACCCCTCACGTTTCAGCCAAAGTCCACAGCTGCCTCACCAGCCACTTGAGCCTACGAACCACCCAAGGCCCGAGCCCAAATAGCCACCTGCCACCAGCAGCCACAAGCTGCCTTTTTCCCCCATTTTGAGTCCAACAATTGCATTTTTGtacctttgtcccctatgtctaaaatgccccatttttacccaattttctcacatatttcaccacaacatcatcattacaccctataatttacctctacatgccatatttactttatttaattaatttaatcaatttaattaatttaagttgattattttaatgctctcattttggctataaatatggaatttcaagaccattttggggtgcttaattttttgttaccatcttctttctacaattttctctctaccattctctttTCCATTTTGggatttttcaagagcattttcaagtatgtattttgtttattttgtaatttctattctagttatgtgcttctaatctttttcataagattattaagatcatgatgaagcaacttgtaactaggtaatatttatgttgtatgttgatttcccttgtaatgcaacaaagtttatggatttttcttcttcatatatgtatttcatctttaatatctcatattttggattgttagataatatgcactttgttcttcattttgcaaaaacataatattttttgtgtaagatgtgtcattaaattgtacacatccacgcttagaacaaaaatattaggttttgtcttataaataatgttatttgattttttgttgtttcattaggttaattcacattaaatactttgaaattataatttttgaaaagtgaagaaaattcCTATCTTTCTAGAAGTAAtctgtgcttaaaattataaatctatttggaaaatgatagtttaacttattttaactatcactaaaacttgggaatcaatatactaataaatattattaaacttatattttgtggattctagtatattaataatctttcttttaacacttattttcaaatcattattgatttattttcattctcttaaatagctttattttcaatcttttattctatgctcataacattaaaactcatcaatctttggagctaggttagaatttattaattttggtttaaaatagttttcttttttattttagacaactcatttgggttcgatctcgtgcttacatgaacactatattccatatacgatttgtGTGCTTGCGAGTATAAACTTTTAAAACATACACGTTTTGGGTTCATCAAGTTTTTGGCCCCGTTGTCGGGGagttataagaaaaaaaaaactaaatttatctcaaggttattAAATTCTTCTAcgagttattttaattttttgcactttaaaaaaaaaaactatatatacaaaaattaaaaaaatatctataaaaaataaaaataaataaaaagataaaaagaaaatttgggacggttctaccacccataaaaagacttacttatatatttatatttattgttttttttagttgacggcacttgagcctcctatctatctttttaattttttttagtcgatgacacttgtgcctcctaattttgttataattttgttgtaatttttatttcttgtatttctttgttagttgatggcacttgtgtctcctaacctttgttgtaattttctttatttatcgtgttgtagtttttattttattttatttttgcaagttactagttgatggcaattttgcctcctagctagttgatggcaattttgcctcctagtcttttatcttatgttttagttgatgacacttgtgcctcctaatttttaccttatttttgttatggttgatggcatgctatgcctccctactcttgcctaaattttagtcttatttaattttgccGTATTTTTCTTTaccttttatcatattattatgtaattgtgaaaaaaaatacttgaaaaaaaaaaaaaaaacctaaatcttgtcctttcaccataagcaattttttcttaaagaaaatttgaacaaaattcacaatccgcctctactaattaacctcggggagttgttagtagtgcgcgagtaagtgaaatcaaataggcctgggaaaaaataaaccataaaaactatattgttgtgaaatctctaaaaaaaattataagtatgctctgtggttgcggttttaactgatctttcacatcagaaaattgtttgtttgagatcatctttgttgttttgtttttaaaattgtatgcatcattgggaacgtaactctaaaaatcgattagtaaaaagacatttatctttgtttgaaattgaaagtgttagtaaaaatttgagcatcatggaaccaattgctaatcatgttgatgaaaatgttgtgcctaaaaaaactttgcttgaatattttgcacctatttcatctaatgctccttcatgtattGTTCTTCCTACCACTTCTGCTACCCATTTTGTGattaaaccatcaatcattcaattgttgccatccttttatgggttagatatagaggatccttacatgcatgtcaaagatttcttagaaatttgctcaacatttaaatatcaaaaaattctgaTGAGTcagtcaaactaagattgtttcctttttcattaaaagacaaatcaaaagcttggttaaattcccttcccacgggatctataactacatgggatcaactttataataaattcttgctgaaattttttcctatgtctaaaactgata
It encodes the following:
- the LOC133819538 gene encoding diacylglycerol O-acyltransferase 3-1 codes for the protein MEVSGFLSRRVSCFPGVAVTAAQSSKPSIRVPDHRDSGVSFGLRSTPSTVKTGFRDLGHLEYYSKVPIRCGGKKKKDKEKDKTYGVRTIEKKLTLLEALSMSNNLNADMDHQVHNNMISEAANELLTQLEQLRAEEKELKMKRKQLKAKLKAERMASMMHCESSSSSSSSESSDSECDEVVDMKQLRSEPISQPLQEDNGLPPIPEDSVKLLLSLPSSVTTSSTDALIRKGESELGKPSISSYGSSSIGHVNGGGLCNKKVVEVCMGNKCKKSGSVALVEEFERVMGAEGAVVGCKCMGKCKAGPNVRVLNRVADESVRTVANPLCIGVGLEDVNHIVANLFREDTKDMGLAAAV